A window of Reinekea marina contains these coding sequences:
- the gltX gene encoding glutamate--tRNA ligase: protein MKIRTRIAPSPTGDPHVGTAYIALFNKVFAQSQGGEFILRIEDTDQARSTPESEQAILDSLKWLGLNWAEGPDVGGEYGPYRQSDRKDIYKKYTQQLVDEGHAFPCFCTSERLDALREEQREAGTDIGYDGHCMHLDASEVEDKIAAGESHVIRMKVPEEGVCVVDDLLRGKVEIDWKQIDMQVLMKSDGLPTYHLASVVDDHLMEISHIMRGEEWISSTPKQIALYQYFNWQPPVYVHLPLLRNADKSKLSKRKNPTSITYYRELGILPEALVNFLGMMGWTQPDGAEIFTVDDMAATFDVSRISLGGPVFDQEKLNWLNGKYLRELHTPEQLLQKLVDWKFNAEFATQLMPLAQTRAETLGDIAPLLSFFFAGNPAITESSFDGFKLEGDELKRVLQLILWKLEAQRHWEKDNIFTDVKTIAEHCELKFKDVNAPLFVAITGSTASVSVMDAMAILGPDMTRGRIRHALTVLGGLGKKKLKSLDKEFRQIANPLD from the coding sequence ATGAAAATTCGTACGCGTATTGCGCCTTCACCAACGGGTGACCCTCATGTAGGCACGGCTTACATTGCTTTATTCAATAAGGTTTTTGCGCAAAGCCAAGGCGGCGAATTCATACTTCGTATTGAAGATACAGACCAGGCCCGTTCTACTCCAGAATCGGAGCAAGCCATTCTCGATAGCTTAAAGTGGCTGGGATTAAACTGGGCAGAAGGTCCTGATGTCGGTGGAGAGTATGGGCCGTATCGACAGTCTGATCGTAAAGATATCTACAAAAAATACACTCAACAATTGGTCGATGAAGGTCATGCATTCCCTTGTTTCTGTACATCTGAGCGTTTAGATGCGTTGCGTGAAGAGCAACGAGAAGCCGGTACCGACATCGGGTACGATGGTCATTGCATGCACCTAGATGCGTCGGAAGTTGAAGATAAAATAGCCGCAGGCGAAAGCCATGTTATTCGCATGAAGGTACCAGAAGAGGGCGTTTGTGTTGTCGATGATCTGTTGCGTGGCAAAGTAGAAATCGATTGGAAGCAGATCGACATGCAAGTGTTGATGAAGTCTGATGGTTTGCCAACCTACCATTTAGCCAGTGTAGTCGATGATCATCTGATGGAAATCAGCCACATCATGCGTGGTGAAGAATGGATTTCATCAACGCCTAAGCAGATTGCTTTGTATCAGTACTTTAACTGGCAACCACCCGTGTATGTGCATTTACCGCTATTACGCAACGCCGATAAATCTAAGTTAAGCAAACGAAAAAACCCAACTTCAATTACTTACTATCGTGAGTTGGGTATTTTGCCAGAGGCTTTGGTTAATTTTTTAGGCATGATGGGTTGGACGCAGCCAGACGGTGCTGAAATATTCACTGTAGATGACATGGCGGCTACCTTTGATGTTTCGCGTATTTCTTTAGGTGGACCGGTTTTTGACCAAGAAAAACTGAACTGGTTAAATGGTAAATACCTGCGTGAACTTCACACGCCTGAACAGTTGTTGCAAAAACTCGTGGATTGGAAGTTTAATGCTGAGTTTGCAACGCAATTAATGCCGTTAGCGCAAACCCGTGCTGAAACCCTAGGCGATATTGCTCCATTGTTAAGCTTCTTCTTTGCTGGCAACCCTGCAATAACGGAATCGAGCTTTGATGGCTTCAAGCTTGAAGGTGACGAGCTTAAGCGCGTATTACAGTTGATCCTTTGGAAACTTGAGGCACAGCGGCATTGGGAAAAAGACAATATTTTCACCGATGTTAAGACCATTGCTGAACATTGCGAGCTCAAGTTTAAAGATGTGAATGCGCCTTTATTCGTGGCTATTACGGGTTCAACGGCTTCTGTTTCGGTCATGGATGCCATGGCTATTCTAGGGCCCGATATGACCCGTGGTCGTATTCGCCATGCGCTTACTGTTTTAGGTGGGTTGGGAAAGAAGAAGCTTAAGTCTCTAGACAAAGAGTTTCGTCAAATCGCTAATCCGTTAGATTAA
- the pyrB gene encoding aspartate carbamoyltransferase — MANPLYRKNIVSISDLSKSDLELIVQLAQIFKHKGASPYLAGKVIASCFFEASTRTRLSFETAVQRLGGSLIGFSDGANTSVKKGETLTDSIHMISSYADAIIMRHPKEGSARLASEVSTVPIINGGDGANQHPTQTLLDLFTISECQGKLDNLTIAFVGDLKYGRTVHSLAQALSYFKPTFLFVAPDVLSMPGYILEGLEQHDITVKKVSSLEEAVEQVDILYMTRVQKERFDPTEYMHIASQYVLTETMLKNAKPNMRVMHPLPRVDEIHPDVDSTKHAYYFEQAENGVYARQALLALVMNETIKEIDHA, encoded by the coding sequence ATGGCGAACCCTTTATATCGGAAAAACATCGTTTCTATCTCTGACCTTTCTAAGTCTGATCTCGAATTAATTGTCCAATTAGCCCAAATTTTTAAACACAAAGGTGCATCACCGTATTTGGCCGGTAAGGTTATTGCGAGCTGTTTTTTTGAAGCGTCGACTCGAACTCGATTGTCGTTTGAAACAGCGGTGCAAAGGCTAGGGGGGAGTTTAATAGGCTTCTCTGACGGTGCTAATACGTCGGTTAAAAAAGGTGAAACCTTAACGGATTCAATCCACATGATTTCATCGTACGCTGATGCCATTATCATGAGGCACCCAAAGGAAGGGTCAGCGCGACTTGCTTCTGAGGTTTCTACGGTTCCGATCATTAATGGCGGTGATGGTGCCAACCAACATCCTACTCAAACTTTGTTGGATCTTTTCACAATTTCAGAGTGCCAGGGTAAGTTAGATAACTTAACCATAGCTTTTGTCGGCGATCTTAAATACGGTCGAACTGTGCACTCCTTAGCTCAGGCGTTGTCTTACTTTAAGCCAACTTTTTTGTTCGTTGCACCCGATGTTCTCTCTATGCCTGGTTACATTCTTGAAGGGCTGGAACAGCATGATATAACCGTGAAAAAGGTAAGTTCATTAGAAGAGGCCGTTGAGCAGGTTGATATTTTGTACATGACACGTGTTCAAAAGGAGCGCTTCGACCCAACAGAATACATGCATATTGCCTCTCAATATGTGTTAACGGAGACTATGTTAAAAAACGCTAAGCCAAATATGAGGGTAATGCACCCTTTGCCGCGGGTTGATGAAATACACCCTGATGTTGATTCAACTAAACATGCTTATTACTTCGAACAAGCCGAAAATGGAGTTTACGCTCGCCAAGCGCTGCTGGCCTTAGTCATGAATGAAACAATAAAGGAGATTGATCATGCGTGA
- the pheS gene encoding phenylalanine--tRNA ligase subunit alpha yields the protein MDTLNKLHNDALSAVTAAATAQELDDLRVKYLGKKGEITSLLKTLGKLSAEERPAAGAKINEVKEAVSAVINERKAKIEQEALAAQLASEKVDVTAPGRRQSFGGLHPVTMTLRRMESFFTNIGYDIATGPEIEDDYHNFEALNIPSHHPARAMHDTFYFDAKTLLRTHTSPVQVRTMEAGKPPFRIVCPGRVYRCDSDLTHSPMFHQMEGLMIDEKVSFADLKGTIEEFLRVFFEKELPVRFRPSYFPFTEPSAEVDIACVMCNGEGCRVCSQTGWLEILGCGMVHPEVLKASGVDPEKYQGFAFGMGVERMAMLRYGVNDLRLFFENDLKFLGQFN from the coding sequence ATGGACACCTTGAACAAACTTCATAACGACGCATTGAGCGCTGTTACAGCAGCCGCGACTGCGCAAGAATTAGACGATCTTCGAGTTAAGTACTTGGGGAAGAAGGGCGAAATTACGTCGTTGTTAAAGACTTTAGGTAAGCTGTCCGCTGAAGAACGTCCAGCCGCCGGAGCCAAAATCAACGAAGTAAAAGAAGCTGTCTCTGCCGTTATCAACGAACGAAAAGCGAAAATAGAGCAAGAGGCACTTGCAGCTCAACTTGCCAGCGAAAAGGTTGATGTGACTGCTCCCGGTCGTCGTCAATCTTTTGGTGGCTTACATCCGGTAACCATGACGTTGCGACGCATGGAATCGTTTTTTACCAATATTGGTTACGATATCGCCACGGGTCCAGAAATTGAAGACGATTATCACAATTTCGAAGCGTTGAATATTCCATCGCATCACCCTGCGCGTGCTATGCACGATACATTTTATTTTGATGCGAAAACCTTGTTGCGTACTCATACGTCTCCCGTTCAAGTTCGAACAATGGAAGCAGGCAAGCCGCCTTTCCGAATTGTTTGTCCTGGCCGTGTGTACCGTTGCGATTCAGATTTAACCCACAGCCCTATGTTCCACCAAATGGAAGGGTTGATGATCGATGAGAAAGTTAGCTTTGCTGATTTAAAAGGCACAATTGAAGAGTTTTTGAGAGTGTTCTTCGAAAAAGAATTGCCGGTCCGATTCCGTCCATCTTATTTCCCGTTTACGGAGCCGAGTGCGGAAGTCGATATTGCTTGTGTGATGTGTAATGGCGAAGGTTGCCGAGTGTGCAGTCAAACAGGTTGGTTAGAAATTTTAGGGTGCGGCATGGTGCACCCAGAAGTATTAAAAGCTTCAGGAGTTGACCCTGAGAAGTATCAAGGTTTTGCCTTTGGTATGGGCGTTGAACGTATGGCTATGCTGCGTTATGGCGTTAACGATTTACGATTGTTCTTTGAGAACGATTTAAAATTCTTGGGTCAATTTAACTGA
- the pyrI gene encoding aspartate carbamoyltransferase regulatory subunit, with translation MRETMAVEAITEGTVIDHIPAGQGLNILARIQKRNPDARLTVGLNLPSKGSGLKDIVKVEGWLFSEQDAAEMALYAPSATVNIITNYKVDKKFQIGLPEHFVGIFECPNSNCISHSEPTATRFIVRRKSDQIALRCHYCERSFSDALFKH, from the coding sequence ATGCGTGAGACAATGGCTGTTGAGGCGATTACAGAAGGCACGGTGATTGATCACATTCCTGCGGGTCAGGGCTTGAATATTTTGGCGAGAATTCAAAAACGTAATCCGGATGCTCGATTAACCGTGGGGCTTAACTTACCTTCTAAAGGCAGTGGTTTAAAAGACATCGTTAAAGTAGAAGGTTGGTTGTTTTCTGAGCAGGATGCAGCGGAGATGGCCTTATATGCGCCTTCCGCTACGGTAAATATTATCACCAATTACAAGGTTGATAAAAAGTTTCAAATTGGCTTACCTGAGCACTTTGTTGGCATTTTTGAATGCCCGAACTCTAATTGCATCAGTCATAGTGAGCCAACAGCAACGCGTTTTATAGTTCGGCGAAAATCAGATCAAATAGCGTTGCGCTGTCACTATTGCGAGCGCAGTTTTTCTGACGCTCTGTTTAAGCACTAA